One Panicum virgatum strain AP13 chromosome 9K, P.virgatum_v5, whole genome shotgun sequence genomic region harbors:
- the LOC120649972 gene encoding protein POLLEN DEFECTIVE IN GUIDANCE 1-like, whose product MSVRSGGRQLSFELLAGDLTADDEDDTSPRSLPDTTSDGQRRRRRRSKRKRGFRSPPIEEAASEGEQPRGDGKGDAAAAFRVPDLRSTTETVCESSEAERSSASCVTYVGVELRQRSVSGSARLVAASAEDGTSSCGSSTRESAAAAAAVADVAAAAWRPEANGGVKKKLEKEQSLDWEKYMKETSNILGEVERLDNSPFRYFLGELYGGNSLRSTIAVGNEKKRQRVYNTMFHVPWRCERLIVAGFFVCLDSFLSLLTIMPARIVVTIWRLLKTRKFLWPNAADLSDYGCFIVLALGVASLQMIDISLIYHVIRGQGTIKLYVVYNVLEIFDKLCQSFGEDVLQVLFNSAEGLSACSTDNVTFELMRFLLDEAIAVVAFVVHSFVLLAQAITLSTCIIAHNNALLALLVSNNFAEIKSNVFKRVSKENLHNLVYYDIIERFHITAFLLFVLAQNILEAEGPWFDSFLINASLVFLCEVLIDAIKHSFLAKFNEIKPVAYSEFLEDLCKQILNDKPDDRQKDLTFIPLAPACVVIRVLTPVYATLLPAGPFIWRIFWILLWSVLTYFMLAIFKILVGLILRCLANWYVNLRLKRKQHMD is encoded by the exons ATGTCGGTCCGATCCGGCGGCCGCCAGCTCTCCTTCGAGCTCCTCGCGGGCGACCTCACcgccgacgacgaggacgacaCCTCCCCGCGCTCCCTGCCCGACACCACGTCcgacggccagcgccgccggagGCGCCGGTCCAAGCGCAAGCGCGGGTTCCGGAGCCCCCCGATCGAGGAGGCGGCCTCGGAGGGGGAGCAGCCGCGCGGGGATGGCAAAGGCGACGCGGCCGCGGCGTTCAGGGTCCCGGATCTGAGGTCGACGACCGAGACGGTATGCGAGAGCTCGGAGGCCGAGAGGTCCTCGGCGAGCTGCGTCACGTATGTGGGCGTGGAGCTGAGGCAGAGGAGCGTATCTGGGAGCGCGAGGCTGGTTGCGGCATCCGCAGAGGATGGGACCAGCAGCTGCGGCAGCAGCACGCGGGAgagcgccgcggcggctgcggcggtggcggatgtggccgccgcggcgtggcggccTGAGGCGAATGGGGGCGTGAAGAAGAAGCTGGAGAAGGAGCAGTCACTAGACTGGGAGAAGTACATGAAGGAGACCAGCAACATCCTCGGAG AAGTCGAGCGCCTTGACAATTCACCATTCAGATACTTCCTTGGGGAATTGTATGGTGGCAATTCACTTAGAAGCACAATTGCAGTGGGTAATGAGAAAAAGCGACAGCGGGTGTACAACACTATGTTTCATGTCCCATGGAGATGTGAGCGG CTAATTGTCGCAGGATTCTTCGTCTGCTTGGATTCATTTTTGTCGTTGCTCACAATTATGCCTGCACGAATTGTTGTTACCATCTGGCGGTTGCTGAAAACCAG GAAGTTTCTGTGGCCAAATGCTGCTGATTTATCAGATTATGGATGTTTTATAGTTCTAGCCCTAGGAGTTGCATCTTTGCAAATGATAG ATATTAGCTTAATTTACCATGTCATTCGTGGTCAGGGCACAATCAAGCTTTATGTGGTATACAATGTACTAGAG ATCTTTGACAAACTGTGTCAATCATTCGGTGAGGATGTCCTACAAGTTCTGTTCAACTCAGCTGAGGGGTTGTCAGCATGCTCTACAGATAATGTGACATTTGAATTGATGCGATTTCTTTTGGACGAGGCAATTGCTGTTGTTGCATTTG TTGTTCATTCATTTGTCTTGTTAGCTCAGGCTATCACCCTGTCAACCTGTATTATTGCCCACAACAATGCATTATTGGCTCTACTGGTATCAAACAATTTTGCTGAGATCAAAAGCAATGTATTTAAGCGCGTTAGCAAAGAGAATCTTCATAATTTGGTATACTATG ACATCATCGAGAGATTTCACATCACAGCCTTTCTGCTATTCGTACTTGCTCAAAACATCTTGGAAGCAGAGGGTCCATGGTTTGATAGCTTTCTTATT AATGCGTCTTTGGTATTTTTGTGTGAAGTACTTATCGATGCTATCAAACATTCTTTCCTTGCAAAATTTAATGAGATAAAGCCGGTTGCTTATTCAGAGTTTTTGGAAGATCTTTGCAAGCAG ATTTTGAATGACAAACCTGATGACCGTCAGAAGGACTTAACATTCATCCCCCTTGCCCCAGCTTGTGTG GTAATCCGTGTCTTGACTCCAGTATATGCTACTCTCCTTCCTGCTGGCCCTTTTATCTGGAGGATATTCTGGATTTTACTTTGGTCAGTTCTGACCTATTTTATGCTCGCGATATTCAAAATACTTGTGGGATTGATACTTCGATGCCTTGCAAATTGGTATGTAAATCTTCGGCTCAAAAGGAAACAACATATGGATTGA
- the LOC120649973 gene encoding GPN-loop GTPase 3-like encodes MGYAQLVIGPAGSGKSTYCSSLYDHCQTVGRSIHIVNLDPAAEHFNYPVDMDIRELISLDDVMEDFGMGPNGGLIYCMEHLEDSLDDWLDEQLENYLDDDYLVFDCPGQIELFTHVPVLRNFVEHLKRKNFNVCAVYLLDSQFVSDVTKYISGCMASLSAMIQLELPHINILSKMDLVSNKKDIEEYLDPNAQVLLSQLNRQMAPRFGKLNKSLAELVDDYNMVNFVPLDLRKESSIQYVLSYIDSCIQYGEDADVKVRDFDLPEDDD; translated from the exons ATGGGGTACGCGCAGCTCGTCATCGGCCCCGCTGGGAGCGGCAAG TCAACTTATTGCTCCAGTTTGTACGACCATTGCCAGACCGTGGGCAGGTCAATTCATATAGTCAATTTGGATCCAGCTGCAGAGCATTTCAACTATCCCGTAGATATGG ATATCAGGGAGCTGATCTCATTGGATGATGTTATGGAGGATTTTGGAATGGGACCAAATGGTGGCCTTATCTACTGCATGGA GCATCTTGAAGACAGTTTGGATGATTGGTTGGATGAACAGCTAGAGAACTATTTGGATGATGACTATCTTGTGTTTGATTGCCCTG GCCAGATCGAACTATTCACTCATGTTCCAGTTCTGCGCAACTTTGTCGAACATCTGAAACGGAAAAATTTCAATGTTTGTGCTGTGTACCTTCTTGACTCACAG TTTGTCAGTGATGTAACAAAATACATCAGTGGTTGCATGGCTTCTCTTTCTGCTATGATTCAGCTTGAACTTCCTCATATCAACATCCTTTCAAAGATGGATCTGGTCTCCAACAAAAAGGATATTGAAGA GTATCTAGACCCGAACGCCCAGGTTCTTTTGTCACAGTTGAATCGACAGATGGCACCCCGGTTTGGCAAGTTGAACAAGTCTTTGGCTGAACTG GTTGATGATTACAACATGGTTAATTTCGTTCCACTTGACTTGAGAAAGGAGAGCAG CATACAATATGTGCTATCATACATCGATTCCTGCATCCAGTATGGGGAAGATGCTGACGTGAAGGTTAGGGACTTTGATCTTCCCGAGGACGACGACTAG